In Lentilitoribacter sp. Alg239-R112, the following proteins share a genomic window:
- a CDS encoding NAD(P)H-dependent oxidoreductase — protein MKCLVVIAHPLTDSLCNSLAAEAIEQLNRNGHKVVEENLYDVDFKPVLTADERLSYYGNFDTSGLDNSVSRLQEADALVLAFPTWWFGFPAILKGWFDRVWAPGIAFENADDLDAIKPKLDGLRNVLVITTLGSPWWVDRLVMFRPVKRIVKHALLGACAKNAKLDYLSLYRSEKLAPDVVERFKVKIARKIDAWPR, from the coding sequence ATGAAATGCCTTGTTGTCATTGCTCATCCTCTTACCGATAGTCTTTGCAATTCACTAGCAGCAGAAGCAATTGAGCAACTTAATAGAAATGGTCATAAGGTTGTTGAAGAAAATCTATATGATGTTGATTTTAAACCAGTATTAACGGCAGATGAACGTCTCTCATATTACGGTAATTTTGATACTTCTGGCTTGGATAACAGCGTTTCTAGATTGCAAGAAGCGGATGCTCTGGTTCTGGCGTTTCCAACATGGTGGTTTGGTTTTCCCGCTATTTTAAAAGGCTGGTTTGACCGGGTATGGGCACCTGGAATTGCATTTGAAAATGCAGATGATCTGGATGCGATAAAGCCAAAATTGGATGGTCTTCGGAATGTTTTGGTGATCACCACACTAGGATCTCCCTGGTGGGTGGATCGATTGGTGATGTTTAGGCCAGTTAAACGGATCGTAAAGCATGCCTTACTTGGCGCGTGCGCAAAAAATGCCAAGCTGGATTATTTATCACTCTATCGCAGCGAAAAGCTTGCGCCGGATGTAGTCGAAAGATTTAAGGTTAAAATCGCGAGGAAAATTGACGCGTGGCCGCGATAA
- a CDS encoding aminotransferase class V-fold PLP-dependent enzyme produces MSLKNDELDAFRLVFDHSISYRNGLSDRPIEPRIDAAEAAQRFSGDLNEVGEAADVVIKDIISKGEDGLMRMISPRFFGYVIGASHPVGTAADMLSSSWAQVSGYAELTPTVSIMENKVCEWIINLLALPKESGAGIVTGATQGNAVAVMAARNALLNRHNWDVEKQGLFDAPKIHVVIGDEAHSATAAALRYAGLGSERVHKVKTNEQGCIQTEYFRKVIQKLDGPILVILQAGHINSGGFDPFSEIIPIARRKNAWIHVDGAFGLWVHAVPKLAHRLAGVNEADSWAVDLHKWLNAPYDAGMVITRDREPLVASMSAKGAYLPSVSDAWDPNDSTPELSRRARGVPSYAILRTLGKQGVRDMVTGHCEMAEWVGEQLRKIPEVTVLNDITCNQVAFYCGEGDARDETTQKILEAIHDDGRVYPTHGQWRDGEIIRVSIIGHQTSRLDVEELVTSIQNAIRKVMGSA; encoded by the coding sequence ATGAGCCTAAAGAACGATGAATTAGACGCTTTTAGGCTTGTCTTTGATCACTCAATTTCATATCGCAACGGACTATCAGATCGTCCGATAGAGCCACGAATTGATGCTGCAGAAGCAGCCCAACGGTTTAGCGGTGATCTTAATGAAGTTGGAGAAGCCGCGGATGTTGTTATCAAGGATATCATTAGCAAAGGTGAAGACGGTCTGATGCGAATGATCTCACCACGTTTTTTTGGTTATGTAATTGGCGCTTCTCATCCGGTCGGAACGGCAGCTGACATGCTTTCATCCAGCTGGGCGCAGGTGAGTGGTTATGCAGAGCTTACGCCAACTGTTTCCATTATGGAAAATAAGGTTTGCGAATGGATCATCAATCTTCTAGCGCTTCCAAAGGAGAGCGGGGCAGGCATTGTTACTGGCGCAACACAAGGAAATGCGGTCGCTGTGATGGCGGCTCGAAATGCTTTGCTTAACCGACATAACTGGGATGTCGAAAAACAAGGTCTGTTTGATGCACCTAAAATCCATGTTGTGATTGGTGATGAAGCACATTCTGCGACCGCTGCGGCTTTACGTTATGCAGGTCTAGGATCTGAGCGGGTTCATAAAGTCAAAACGAATGAACAAGGTTGTATTCAAACAGAATATTTTCGCAAGGTTATACAAAAGCTTGATGGGCCAATTCTGGTTATTCTACAAGCTGGCCATATAAATTCAGGTGGGTTTGATCCATTTTCTGAAATTATCCCAATAGCCCGCAGGAAGAATGCGTGGATACATGTGGATGGTGCGTTTGGCTTGTGGGTACATGCTGTTCCGAAGCTAGCCCATCGACTCGCGGGAGTAAATGAAGCAGACAGTTGGGCTGTCGATCTGCATAAGTGGTTGAACGCACCATATGATGCAGGGATGGTTATCACGCGTGATCGCGAACCGCTTGTTGCTTCCATGTCAGCCAAAGGAGCATATCTTCCAAGTGTAAGCGATGCGTGGGACCCGAATGATTCAACACCTGAATTATCCCGGCGCGCGCGCGGCGTTCCCAGCTATGCAATCTTGCGTACGCTCGGAAAACAAGGTGTTCGTGATATGGTGACTGGGCATTGTGAAATGGCAGAATGGGTTGGTGAGCAACTTAGGAAAATACCGGAAGTAACCGTTCTTAATGATATCACCTGTAATCAAGTTGCCTTTTATTGCGGTGAGGGGGATGCTCGCGATGAGACGACACAGAAAATACTTGAAGCAATCCATGACGACGGTCGTGTATACCCTACCCACGGTCAATGGCGTGATGGTGAAATTATTCGGGTGTCAATCATTGGGCATCAGACGAGCAGATTGGATGTGGAGGAGCTGGTTACTTCCATCCAAAATGCAATACGCAAGGTGATGGGGTCTGCATGA
- a CDS encoding hydrogen peroxide-inducible genes activator, translating into MVFRPTPKQLEYLIAVVEAGHFGRAADMCNVAQPTLSVQLKLLEDRLGVQLIERGMKRALATPAGLRLLPYARLVLNTLDDMRAAADVSSNNLGGLIRLGAAPTFGPYILPGILSRLHEQYQDLEIYIREDRPVELEADLVNGKLDCVITPAPILSENLQSELICEETIFLGIPVEDPIAECSMIEVEALNGRMMLTMGSGHRLYENVRSLCDRSGAIMREDYEGTSLDAVRQMVSIGMGISLFPAAYISSEFEKAEGVAIRRIEGNPMTRMLALAWRKNSPREASFKILLEELRDACKRFAPEQGIKPY; encoded by the coding sequence ATGGTTTTTCGCCCAACGCCAAAACAATTGGAGTATCTAATCGCCGTGGTCGAGGCTGGTCATTTTGGGAGAGCTGCCGATATGTGTAATGTGGCGCAGCCAACCCTGTCTGTGCAACTCAAATTATTAGAAGACCGCTTAGGGGTGCAGCTAATTGAACGAGGGATGAAGCGAGCGTTGGCTACGCCCGCGGGCCTGCGACTGCTACCTTATGCGAGATTGGTGCTTAACACGCTTGATGACATGCGGGCTGCGGCGGATGTATCTTCAAATAATCTAGGTGGCCTTATTCGTCTGGGAGCTGCGCCAACATTTGGACCGTATATTCTGCCCGGTATTTTATCCCGTTTACATGAGCAATACCAAGATTTAGAGATTTATATTCGTGAAGATAGGCCGGTAGAGTTAGAGGCAGACTTGGTCAATGGTAAACTGGATTGTGTGATCACGCCTGCACCAATCTTATCTGAAAATTTACAATCTGAGTTGATTTGTGAGGAGACTATTTTTCTTGGCATTCCTGTTGAGGACCCAATAGCTGAATGTTCGATGATTGAAGTAGAGGCGTTAAATGGTAGGATGATGTTGACCATGGGTAGCGGACACAGACTTTATGAAAATGTGCGAAGCCTTTGTGATAGGTCTGGCGCGATTATGCGAGAAGATTATGAGGGTACTAGTCTCGATGCTGTGCGTCAGATGGTGTCGATTGGCATGGGGATATCGCTTTTTCCCGCAGCTTACATATCATCTGAATTTGAAAAGGCTGAAGGTGTTGCAATTCGTCGGATTGAAGGTAATCCAATGACGCGAATGCTAGCCTTAGCTTGGCGCAAAAACAGTCCTCGAGAAGCTAGCTTTAAAATCTTGCTTGAAGAGTTGCGCGATGCCTGCAAGCGCTTTGCTCCCGAACAAGGAATAAAGCCTTACTAG
- the ppdK gene encoding pyruvate, phosphate dikinase — translation MTVWIEQLGADTENASANSDANLDSLGYAGARLNTLSSSGFPVQSGFIVKADTCRYFLEHHSLPDGFEAELAAAVQKIDAGRSDASDTGKLPLFLTHKVSPKSRIAGIVSPIYHLGMNAQNARKVANVMREIDPEFEEISSSDSRAAGQFRRFLYQFSEFALGITPDVLEDLFDERKNELNLDSEAEFSLEQVITLSGDFRALLSDEHGIEFPDDLHSQLRQAIIAALKSWMSPRAVMQRQIQEIDDNEGLALLVRRGVFADFDGRSGQGFLDTRNRKTGVNEIRGKFGWNIVGDQSARTTEFGMSLTEQEIGEKLSLFQDDPELHAKLAKLGRAIELHFERSQRIGFVVQSGECFIGESVDLQLSAIAQLRTSVDLAREGMISKNEAIMRIDATSLEQILHPSIDPEAKRDVIGSGVSASPGAASGEIVFTAEDAISASREGHKVILVRTETSPEDVHGMQRAEGILTIRGGMTSHAAVIARGMGTPCVCGAGNLRLDLANETLLAAGKQLKKGDLITLDGTRGEVLQGEILMQEAVLSDEFRELMEWTDDARRMDVRTNAEAPLDVLAARQFGATGIGLCRTEHMFFEGDRILAMREMILAETEEGRRTALDKLLPMQRSDFIELFEAGNGQPITIRLLDPPLHEFLPKAEEEILHTANAMGVDASVLHRRIEELEEFNPMLGHRGCRLAISHPEITEMQARAIFQAAIEAAKITGAPVVPEIMVPLVALKKELDFVKERINAVAKEVMEEMGAQVHYLVGTMIELPRAVIRADAIAESAEFFSFGTNDLTQMTYGISRDDASPFLRTYRQKAIVDEDPFVSLDMEGVAELIQMAIERGRATKPDLKIGICGEHGGDPASVKFFDQIGLDYVSCSPFRVPIARLAAAQANIEAQMTTSSEAE, via the coding sequence ATGACAGTGTGGATTGAACAACTTGGCGCAGATACTGAAAATGCTTCTGCGAACTCAGACGCTAACTTAGATAGTCTTGGCTACGCTGGCGCACGTCTAAATACTCTTTCATCAAGTGGTTTTCCTGTTCAGTCAGGCTTTATTGTTAAAGCAGACACATGTCGATATTTTCTCGAACATCACTCATTGCCTGATGGTTTTGAAGCCGAACTTGCCGCGGCTGTGCAGAAAATCGATGCGGGTAGATCAGATGCCAGTGACACGGGCAAGCTTCCGCTATTTCTGACACATAAAGTAAGCCCTAAGTCACGAATAGCCGGAATTGTCAGCCCAATTTACCACCTTGGTATGAATGCGCAGAATGCACGAAAAGTCGCAAATGTCATGCGCGAGATAGATCCCGAGTTTGAGGAAATCTCTTCAAGTGACAGCCGAGCTGCCGGACAATTTAGGCGATTCTTATATCAGTTTTCTGAGTTTGCACTGGGTATTACGCCCGACGTACTCGAAGATCTTTTTGATGAACGAAAGAATGAGTTAAATCTCGATAGTGAAGCCGAATTTTCGCTTGAACAGGTGATTACCCTATCAGGCGACTTTCGTGCACTTTTATCAGATGAACATGGGATTGAGTTTCCAGATGATCTCCATTCACAACTGCGCCAAGCCATTATTGCAGCGCTAAAAAGCTGGATGTCACCGCGAGCTGTAATGCAGCGCCAGATTCAAGAAATTGATGACAATGAAGGTCTTGCACTTCTAGTCCGGCGTGGTGTTTTTGCTGATTTTGATGGCAGAAGTGGACAGGGCTTTTTAGATACAAGGAATCGTAAAACTGGTGTGAATGAAATTCGTGGCAAGTTTGGTTGGAACATTGTGGGAGATCAATCTGCGCGAACAACAGAATTTGGCATGAGCCTGACAGAGCAAGAGATTGGTGAAAAACTGAGTCTGTTTCAGGATGATCCTGAGTTGCATGCGAAATTGGCCAAATTAGGTAGAGCTATAGAACTTCACTTTGAGCGATCTCAACGAATTGGGTTCGTGGTCCAATCGGGCGAGTGTTTCATAGGAGAAAGCGTAGATTTGCAACTTTCGGCAATTGCGCAGCTAAGAACGTCGGTTGATCTGGCCCGTGAAGGCATGATTTCAAAGAATGAAGCCATCATGCGTATTGATGCAACTTCATTGGAACAGATACTACATCCATCAATTGATCCGGAAGCCAAGCGTGACGTGATTGGTTCAGGCGTATCTGCCTCACCAGGTGCTGCAAGTGGTGAGATTGTATTCACCGCGGAAGATGCCATCTCAGCTAGTCGGGAGGGCCATAAAGTTATTTTGGTGCGAACGGAAACAAGCCCAGAAGATGTTCATGGCATGCAGCGTGCTGAAGGAATTTTAACCATTCGTGGAGGTATGACCAGCCATGCTGCGGTGATCGCGCGTGGAATGGGTACTCCCTGTGTTTGTGGTGCGGGAAATCTACGCCTGGATTTAGCAAATGAAACCCTTCTTGCCGCGGGTAAGCAACTTAAGAAAGGTGATTTGATAACTCTTGATGGTACGCGCGGGGAAGTACTGCAGGGCGAAATTTTAATGCAGGAAGCTGTATTGTCGGATGAGTTCCGCGAGTTAATGGAATGGACTGATGATGCACGTCGCATGGATGTGCGCACAAATGCCGAAGCGCCGCTCGATGTGCTTGCTGCGCGTCAATTCGGTGCGACAGGCATTGGCTTGTGCCGCACAGAACATATGTTCTTTGAGGGCGACCGAATTCTTGCCATGCGCGAGATGATTTTGGCGGAAACCGAAGAAGGAAGAAGAACCGCTCTTGATAAACTGCTTCCCATGCAGCGTTCTGATTTTATTGAATTATTTGAAGCTGGAAATGGTCAACCAATCACTATCCGCCTACTAGATCCACCATTGCATGAATTTTTGCCAAAGGCAGAAGAGGAAATTCTGCATACGGCAAATGCAATGGGTGTAGATGCGTCTGTTCTGCATCGTCGCATTGAGGAACTGGAAGAATTTAACCCCATGTTGGGTCATCGAGGGTGCCGGTTAGCAATTTCGCATCCAGAAATTACGGAAATGCAGGCACGCGCCATTTTCCAAGCTGCAATTGAAGCGGCGAAAATTACTGGTGCTCCCGTTGTGCCGGAAATCATGGTGCCGCTGGTTGCGCTTAAAAAAGAATTAGACTTTGTTAAAGAACGTATCAATGCTGTTGCCAAAGAGGTTATGGAGGAGATGGGTGCACAAGTGCATTACCTCGTTGGTACAATGATCGAGTTACCACGCGCCGTTATTCGTGCAGATGCAATTGCTGAATCCGCGGAGTTTTTCTCCTTTGGTACAAACGATCTAACTCAAATGACTTACGGAATATCGCGTGATGATGCTTCACCGTTTCTCAGAACATACCGCCAAAAAGCGATTGTAGATGAAGATCCATTTGTTTCACTCGACATGGAGGGTGTCGCCGAACTTATTCAAATGGCGATTGAGCGCGGACGAGCCACGAAGCCTGATCTAAAAATAGGAATTTGTGGTGAGCATGGTGGCGATCCAGCATCAGTAAAGTTCTTTGATCAGATTGGCCTTGATTATGTCAGCTGCTCGCCTTTTCGCGTGCCTATCGCTCGTCTTGCTGCAGCTCAAGCTAATATCGAGGCGCAAATGACAACGTCTAGTGAAGCGGAATAG
- a CDS encoding sodium-dependent bicarbonate transport family permease produces MELAFSTLLSPIVLFFLLGLSAALLRSQMSVPEAFAKGLAIYLMMAIGLKGGVEMSKNTLTPEVISLFVAALALSFLLPIIAFRLLQVTTGLSKIDAAAAAAHYGSISIVTFVAASEAIRLAGFEASGHLVAVAALMETPAIISALLLVKRDKSNPVAGSEKGELVREVLLNASVVVLLGALAVGWINGEEGIQKIAPFFVSPFQGVLCLFLLDMGLSAGRGLRQGWKQLQWTTIMFGIYMPLISAVFAAGTSYILGLSTGDAALLIVLAASASYIAVPAAMRLALPAAQPGIYLTLSLGITFPFNIIAGIPIYILLAEFVSA; encoded by the coding sequence ATGGAACTTGCATTTTCAACCCTCCTCTCACCAATTGTACTATTCTTTCTGCTTGGCTTGAGCGCTGCTTTACTCCGATCTCAAATGTCCGTACCAGAAGCTTTTGCAAAAGGACTTGCCATCTATTTGATGATGGCAATAGGCTTAAAAGGTGGTGTTGAGATGTCCAAAAATACGCTCACACCGGAGGTCATTAGTTTATTTGTCGCAGCACTTGCTCTTTCATTCTTGCTTCCAATTATCGCATTCAGATTGTTACAAGTAACAACGGGTCTATCGAAAATTGATGCCGCCGCAGCGGCAGCTCACTACGGTTCAATCTCTATTGTTACGTTTGTTGCGGCAAGTGAAGCCATTCGACTTGCAGGTTTTGAAGCGTCTGGACATTTGGTAGCTGTTGCTGCGCTTATGGAAACTCCTGCAATTATCAGCGCGCTTTTACTCGTAAAGAGAGACAAGAGTAACCCCGTCGCAGGTTCGGAAAAAGGTGAACTTGTTCGCGAAGTTTTACTCAATGCATCTGTTGTTGTTCTGCTAGGTGCTCTTGCAGTCGGCTGGATTAATGGAGAAGAAGGTATTCAAAAAATTGCACCATTCTTTGTATCACCCTTTCAAGGTGTTCTGTGCCTATTCTTGCTTGATATGGGGCTTTCAGCTGGCCGTGGTTTACGTCAAGGTTGGAAACAATTGCAATGGACCACCATCATGTTTGGGATATACATGCCGCTGATTTCTGCTGTTTTTGCGGCAGGTACATCTTACATCCTAGGACTCAGCACAGGTGATGCGGCGCTTCTTATTGTGCTTGCAGCTTCTGCTTCGTATATAGCGGTGCCAGCTGCAATGCGTCTCGCTCTTCCGGCTGCGCAGCCTGGAATTTACTTAACATTATCACTTGGCATAACATTTCCATTTAATATTATTGCAGGCATTCCAATCTATATTTTGCTCGCTGAGTTTGTATCGGCATAG
- a CDS encoding DUF2793 domain-containing protein — MSQTDNLSLPFILPSQAQKHVTHNEALLKLDAIIQLSVQSRNLATPPTSPDAGSRYIVPASATGGFAGKTGKLATFQDGAFQFSDPQIGWLCYIVDETSWRYFDGSSWAEFINSNARFEQIGIHTNADTTNKLSVSSSASLFNNVGNGHQLKINKSTASDNASLLFQTGFSGRAEFGLSGDDQFRIKVSADGSSFTTALTANHTHMETNLPLVLATFNAASLPTPSPSGQVIYVSDAASGAIIAFSDGANWRRCDTSAIVT; from the coding sequence TTGAGCCAAACAGACAATTTATCACTTCCCTTCATTTTGCCCTCACAAGCGCAAAAACATGTCACCCATAATGAAGCGTTATTAAAGCTTGATGCGATCATTCAATTAAGCGTTCAAAGCAGAAACCTAGCAACACCTCCCACATCTCCAGATGCTGGTAGCCGCTATATTGTGCCAGCGTCTGCAACGGGAGGTTTTGCCGGAAAGACAGGAAAACTTGCGACCTTTCAAGATGGAGCATTCCAGTTTTCGGACCCGCAAATTGGCTGGCTTTGTTACATTGTGGATGAAACCAGTTGGCGATATTTTGATGGCAGTTCCTGGGCTGAATTTATCAACTCAAATGCCCGTTTTGAACAAATAGGTATCCATACAAATGCTGATACAACAAATAAATTGTCAGTCTCATCATCTGCTAGCCTCTTTAATAACGTCGGCAATGGCCACCAACTAAAAATTAACAAATCAACCGCTTCTGATAATGCAAGCTTATTGTTCCAAACAGGTTTTTCTGGGCGCGCGGAATTTGGCCTGTCTGGTGACGATCAGTTCCGTATCAAAGTAAGCGCAGACGGAAGTTCATTCACCACCGCTTTAACCGCAAACCACACACATATGGAAACAAACCTGCCACTTGTCCTAGCTACTTTCAACGCTGCAAGTTTACCTACTCCAAGCCCATCAGGTCAGGTTATATACGTTTCAGATGCCGCATCTGGTGCGATCATTGCTTTTAGTGATGGTGCTAACTGGAGGCGGTGTGATACGAGCGCTATCGTAACATAG
- a CDS encoding alpha/beta hydrolase, translated as MKFLKSIVTILVAIYIVATGYLYFFQDGMIFPAPDDQIGIEADENFVQIGVQTPDGEKLFALHHPSQKNEATIIVFHGNGDAAIHQKSRGLKLIKAGFGVLLAEYRGYPGSTGTASEVGLFTDALAFYDYIIEQRPQKIGLYGHSLGSGVSTYLASERDVFALVLEGPFDALAAVAADRYPLIPVWQLIKHKFQSDIYIKDLDAKILIMHGDLDTTVPIKHGRRLLEAAPKGTNFVEIIGGRHSDLEKFGSEEKAVDFFKQALN; from the coding sequence ATGAAATTTTTAAAATCAATAGTCACAATTCTTGTAGCGATCTATATTGTAGCTACTGGTTATCTTTATTTCTTCCAAGACGGAATGATCTTTCCTGCTCCTGACGACCAGATTGGCATTGAAGCAGACGAAAATTTCGTACAAATTGGAGTGCAAACGCCAGATGGGGAGAAGCTATTTGCATTGCACCACCCCTCTCAAAAAAATGAGGCGACGATCATCGTATTTCATGGAAATGGTGATGCAGCTATTCATCAAAAATCACGTGGGCTAAAACTCATAAAGGCAGGCTTTGGAGTGCTCTTGGCGGAATACCGTGGCTACCCTGGCAGCACAGGGACAGCAAGTGAGGTTGGGCTTTTCACCGACGCTCTGGCATTTTACGATTACATAATCGAACAAAGACCCCAGAAAATTGGCCTTTATGGTCATTCACTTGGATCAGGCGTCTCTACCTACTTAGCGTCTGAGCGAGATGTTTTTGCACTTGTTCTTGAAGGTCCATTTGATGCATTGGCTGCAGTAGCGGCTGATCGTTATCCGTTAATACCAGTTTGGCAGCTTATCAAACATAAGTTTCAATCAGATATCTATATCAAAGACCTTGATGCGAAAATACTCATTATGCATGGTGATTTGGATACAACAGTTCCCATAAAACACGGAAGGCGCCTACTGGAAGCGGCGCCTAAAGGAACAAATTTCGTCGAAATTATAGGCGGTCGGCATAGCGACCTGGAAAAATTTGGCAGTGAGGAGAAAGCCGTTGATTTTTTCAAGCAGGCTTTAAACTAA
- a CDS encoding DegT/DnrJ/EryC1/StrS family aminotransferase has translation MTDRPNIPFVDLAAQQNRIRKDVDIAMARVLDHGRYIMGPEVGELEEALAKYCGAKHAIGCSSGTDALAMVLMAKSIKPGQIIFCPSFTFVATAEVVAWLGAKVCFVDVEPDTFNIDPKALQAAIIETKANGMDLAGIISVDLFGLPVAHQELDKIATEHDLWILSDAAQSFGARYNNKPVGTMGLATTTSFFPAKPLGAYGDGGAMFTDDDQLAEELRSILFHGMGKNQYDNVRIGMTGRLDTMQAAVLLEKLKIFEDEIETRQKVAGIYTDGLKDLVTVPHIPHGRMSVWAQYTTRLPEGIDRAQLQEYLTNKGIPTAVYYAKPLHRQEAYGHNIIAGGELPITDALSKDVLSLPMHPYLDAPTQEYIIEHIDSALKAQS, from the coding sequence ATGACTGACAGACCCAATATTCCTTTCGTAGACCTTGCAGCCCAACAAAACCGTATCCGAAAGGATGTAGATATTGCTATGGCCCGCGTTCTTGATCACGGGCGATACATTATGGGACCTGAAGTCGGCGAATTGGAAGAGGCGTTAGCTAAATATTGCGGTGCAAAACATGCGATTGGTTGTTCGTCTGGCACAGATGCACTTGCAATGGTTCTGATGGCAAAAAGTATCAAGCCCGGACAGATTATTTTTTGCCCATCATTTACTTTTGTGGCGACTGCAGAAGTTGTCGCTTGGCTTGGCGCTAAAGTTTGTTTTGTAGATGTTGAACCCGATACATTTAACATTGATCCAAAGGCACTTCAGGCCGCTATTATTGAGACGAAAGCGAACGGGATGGACCTTGCTGGCATCATCTCCGTAGATCTCTTTGGTCTCCCAGTCGCGCATCAGGAACTAGATAAAATCGCTACCGAACATGACCTTTGGATATTGTCAGATGCAGCCCAAAGTTTTGGTGCTCGCTATAACAATAAGCCAGTAGGCACAATGGGGCTGGCGACAACAACTAGCTTTTTCCCAGCCAAACCACTGGGCGCCTATGGCGATGGTGGCGCCATGTTCACTGATGATGACCAACTGGCAGAAGAATTGCGCTCTATCCTTTTTCATGGAATGGGCAAAAACCAATATGACAATGTCCGCATTGGTATGACAGGTCGCCTGGATACTATGCAGGCTGCAGTCCTACTTGAAAAACTTAAGATTTTTGAAGACGAAATTGAGACACGCCAAAAAGTTGCAGGCATATATACTGATGGCTTGAAAGATTTGGTAACCGTTCCACATATCCCACATGGTCGCATGTCAGTTTGGGCACAATATACCACGCGTTTACCTGAGGGTATTGATCGCGCTCAATTACAAGAATACCTGACGAACAAAGGCATTCCGACAGCCGTTTACTACGCAAAACCATTGCATAGACAAGAAGCATACGGACATAATATCATTGCAGGCGGTGAGTTACCTATAACTGATGCGCTATCAAAAGATGTCTTAAGCCTGCCGATGCACCCTTATTTGGACGCACCCACCCAAGAATACATTATCGAACATATCGATAGCGCTTTAAAAGCACAGTCTTAG
- a CDS encoding DUF190 domain-containing protein produces the protein MYAKKRIEIIIEKPAYKRAGRVLQRAGVTGYTVSPALAGFGDSGMWSRDTDISGSRDMVTIVTITTEETATKALEQLSDLLGDHIGIVSISDVEVLRDERF, from the coding sequence ATGTATGCAAAAAAACGAATTGAAATTATTATTGAAAAACCTGCCTACAAACGTGCAGGCCGTGTTTTGCAACGTGCAGGTGTAACAGGCTATACGGTCTCGCCTGCTCTCGCAGGCTTTGGTGACAGTGGTATGTGGTCACGTGACACTGATATTTCTGGCAGCCGCGACATGGTGACCATTGTCACCATAACAACAGAAGAAACAGCGACAAAAGCACTCGAACAATTGTCTGATCTACTAGGTGATCATATCGGCATCGTCAGTATCAGTGATGTTGAAGTACTCAGGGATGAACGTTTCTAA
- a CDS encoding DUF3563 family protein — MKFFDLFNHDKHRRDAENEYLNTARNLVDLENRMREIDRGKFRNGNPIYR, encoded by the coding sequence ATGAAATTCTTTGATTTGTTTAACCATGATAAACACCGTCGCGATGCTGAAAATGAGTATCTAAATACAGCTAGAAATCTGGTAGACCTTGAAAACCGTATGCGCGAAATTGACCGTGGTAAATTCCGCAATGGTAACCCAATCTACCGCTAG